A window of the Ostrea edulis chromosome 1, xbOstEdul1.1, whole genome shotgun sequence genome harbors these coding sequences:
- the LOC125654110 gene encoding uncharacterized protein LOC125654110 produces MKPCSFLDVSLEMKMNPNMILQHKRFMDEENVPLTVFMRNSVQGIAPDERIDVIDAAIKRYFTSKKEANNRHNKNKEELNKKRQATSERKKEKLKRRLVAVEKKTGWSEEKKNKVRTFFQLPNAHKYMSSDEEGDDGFVSHPYSWESEELQKVKGSLDKKYLETCPPRSKRLLSKKVGGL; encoded by the exons ATGAAACCCTGCAGCTTTCTTGATGTGAGTCTGGAGATGAAGATGAACCCCAACATGATCCTCCAGCACAAAAG ATTCATGGATGAAGAAAATGTACCACTGACAGTATTTATGAGGAACAGTGTACAAGGGATTGCGCCAGATGAAAGAATTGACGTCATAGATG CTGccattaaaagatattttacatcCAAAAAGGAGGCCAACAATAGGCACAATAAGAATAAAGAAGAGTTAAATAAAAAGAGGCAAGCAACAtctgaaagaaagaaagag AAATTGAAGAGGAGACTTGTTGCGGTAGAGAAGAAGACGGGATGGTCCGAGGAGAAGAAAAATAAAGTTAGAACATTTTTCCAGCTACCAAATGCTCACAAATATATGAGCAGTGATGAGGAGGGAGATGATGGTTTTGTGTCCCATCCATATTCCTGGGAGAGTGAGGAATTACAGAAAGTTAAAGGAAGTCTggacaaaaaatatttagagacaTGTCCTCCACGTAGCAAGAGGTTATTGTCCAAAAAAGTAGGGGGTCTCTAA